One genomic window of Lycium ferocissimum isolate CSIRO_LF1 unplaced genomic scaffold, AGI_CSIRO_Lferr_CH_V1 ctg3776, whole genome shotgun sequence includes the following:
- the LOC132044171 gene encoding ATP synthase protein MI25, giving the protein MDPIKYFTFSMIISISGIRGILLNRRNIPIMSMPIESMLLAVNSNFLVFSVSSDDMMGQSFASLVPTVAAAESAIGLAIFVITFRVRGTIAVESINSIQGSGPFSLGELSSTNMQARKMLFAAILSICASSSKKISIYNEEMIVALCFIGFIIFSRKSLGNTFKVTLDGRIQAIQEESQQFPNPNEVVPPESNEQQRLLRISLRICGTVVESLPMARCAPKCEKTVQALLCRNLNVKSATLPNATSSRRIRLQDDIAIKMHVLVGKRFCPRCSSKAERVEFIRESLVVLRMVRVGDSLKNKEFE; this is encoded by the exons ATGGATCCTATCAAATATTTcacattttctatgattatctCTATTTCAGGTATTCGGGGAATCCTCCTTAATAGACGAAATATTCCTATTATGTCAATGCCAATTGAATCAATGTTATTAGCTGTGAATTCGAACTTTTTGGTATTTTCTGTTTCTTCGGATGATATGATGGGTCAATCATTTGCTTCATTGGTTCCAACGGTGGCAGCTGCGGAATCTGCTATTGGGTTAGCTATTTTCGTTATTACTTTCCGAGTCCGAGGGACTATTGCTGTAGAATCTATTAATAGCATTCAAG GGTCAGGGCCTTTCTCGCTGGGCGA ATTGAGTTCCACGAATATGCAGGCTAGAAAGATGCTATTTGCTGCTATTCTATCTATTTGTGCATCAAGTTCGAAGAAGATCTCAATTTATAATGAAGAAATGATAGTAGCTCTATGTTTTATAGGCTTTATCATATTCAGTCGGAAGAGTTTAGGTAATACTTTCAAAGTGACTCTCGACGGGAGAATCCAGGCTATTCAGGAAGAATCGCAGCAATTCCCCAATCCTAACGAAGTAGTTCCTCCGGAATCCAATGAACAACAACGATTACTTAGGATCAGCTTGCGAATTTGCGGCACCGTAGTAGAATCATTACCAATGGCACGCTGTGCGCCTAAGTGCGAAAAGACAGTGCAAGCTTTGTTATGCCGAAACCTAAATGTTAAGTCAGCAACACTTCCAAATGCCACTTCTTCCCGTCGCATCCGTCTTCAGGACGATATAGCCATAAAGATGCACGTCTTAGTGGGGAAAAGATTTTGCCCCCGGTGTAGCTCGAAAGCAGAAAGAGTCGAATTCATTCGAGAGAGCTTGGTGGTCTTAAGAATGGTTCGGGTGGGGGATTCTCTTAAGAATAAAGAATTCGAATAG